The genomic interval ACAAAATGCGTGGCGCATTGTTCGAGAACTTCGTGACCATGGAGGCTTTAAAACAGCGATATAATCAGGGTAAGGAGAGCAACCTTTATTTTTACAGGGATTCGAATCAAAACGAGATTGACCTGTTACTCCGGAAACAAACCGGATTGTATGGCATCGAGATCAAATCGGCGATGACCTATCATACGGAATTTGAAAAGGCACTAAAACAGATGAATAAATGGATCAAAGAACCTGTAGCGGGTAAAGCCGTCATTTATGCCGGTACGTTGGAAAACAGTGCGGGAGAGATCAATCTGCTGAACTATTCTCATATGGATACTGTATTGGAATAATATTTACACGATCAATTAAACAAAGCAAGGGACACATGGAATCGTGTGTCCCTTGCTTTATTTTCAGTGCCTATCTTATTCCCCGTTTGGGTTTAGGAGGTTTCGGAAAGTGGTGCTGACGACTTTGTTTTTCCCCTGCATCAGCCGGAGCCAGACTTGTCTGCTTCCGTTCTGTCAGCGGATCATCCAGTTCCTTTTGCAGACGAGCGAGTTCATTGCTCAGATTACCTGCGACCTGTACGGTCGTGGCCATCGTGTGGCGGATGTCCCGGACGAGGGTCCGGTCGGATAACAGTCGCCCAACCCCAACGTAGAACATGGCCCTCTCGCCCACAGTCCCTCCTCCTTCCATTTCAAAACTACCGGTAGTACCGCAGTTGGCACGGAATCGGACATTATTCGTGCCGCGCCCCATACGATCCTCATACCAGATATCTATATCCTGACCAAAATAATACTTACGCTGTTGCGGAGTGGAACCTGCCGCATCGATAACACCGATGATCATATGTTCCTCGTTATAGCGACTCACACCCCAATGCGGGCCGAGAGTCTGTTGCAGACGACCTTCGATGAACGAGATACTTTGCTGCATATGCTCCTTCCATGCCTGCTGCCTCTGTGCGATCGCCTCTTCCAGCCGCCATTTATGCGCAGCACCTTCGGACGTGGCAAAGTAAGCATCGTTTCGCACCTTACGTTGCTTGTCGTCGACGATCCGGGTGTACTCCCGGTTGAGTGCATCGATCTGCTCCCGAAGCTCATAGCCTTTCGAGTCCCTGAGCTCTCGTTGAAAACGGTAATCGCTCTCGAGCTTATCCAAGGCGATCTGCTGCGTGCCTTTCTCCACGGCGATCATGTTGCGGAGACGGTATACTTCTTTCAATAAATCCTTTTTCGTCCACATTGTTGTGATATTAATAGTTGGTAATCATCCACTCCTCCTGCTTGCGCCGCTTTGTATTAGATGCAGTCACGGTACGCTGTACGGGACGAATCGTCCAGCCGAAGCGTCCGGCATACTCGCGGATCAGGTCATGGGGATACATCGTCAGCATGAATTTCCCCTTTATTCCGGAGAGCACCTCGAGCAGGCGGTTCAGGTTATCTTCGTTGAACATTCCCGTATAATGGCCCATATTGGAGCCCACATAGGGCGGATCCACGAAATGAAAGGTCGTCGGGGTATCGAAGCGGGAGAGCACTTTCAGGGCGTCGTCCTGCTCGATGGTGCATTTTTCGAGTAATTCCTTGAGTTCGGGAAGAAAACGGTCTTTGGCTGCGAAGACTCTGGCACCGCTTTTTCCCGTAGTACGGGTATACGAAAAGGAAGACGAAAATACGCCTGAGAATCCCAGCCGGCTAAGCACTCATACGGCCCAAGCCCGCTTGACCGGACTGAAGTAGTCCGGATGCCGGTAGATGAACCAGGCCACGTCGTGTTGTTCGCGGCTGTGGGCCGTGCGCAGCACCTCGAGGCGCAGGGCGTCGAAGTCCGCCACGACGGTACGGTAAAAGTTGACCAGCTCGCCGTTCAGGTCGTTGATCACATTGACCCGCACGGGACTCTTGGCGAAGAGCAGGGCAGCACCGCCGGCGAAAACCTCCGTATAGATATCATGTTCGGGAACGAGCGGCAAGATATCTTTGAGCATGGACTGCTTGCCGCCGTAATAACTGATGGGTGTTTTCATAATGCATCGTTATCAAATGGTTCGACATGATTTTGACCGCGTATCGTTTTCTTGTTCGTTTCTATCAAGACGGCGGTCATCGGAATACATGGGCCGGATCGTACTGCATACTACTTGGACTTGGATTTAGAAGATGAGGGAATAATGGCCGCCTTGTTGATACGGCGGTAGATATCGATCATGTCCAGCGCGGCTTTCAGCCGGACCAGATCGGCGGCCTCGTACAAACGCAGTCCGTTTTCCTCATAGCTGCGCAGCAACCCCTTGTGGCGATGTTGTTCGACAACGGCAGCATCCATGCGCAATACATGGCACACCTCTTCGAGCGTCATGACCAGGTCGATGTTGCGTATTCGACAAATGTAGGTCAGTACCTCGAGCATCAGCAAACTTTTACGATGGACCTTGACGAGCATCGCAAAACGGTTGCGCTCCAGCACGATTACTTTACTGTTCTTTTTCATGGAAATGGTTTTTATTATTTCTATTGCGATTTCGTTCTTCTTTCCGATAATACTCGCTTTGCAGGAATCGGTGGACATCAGAAGCCATATAGTAAACCTTGCCGCTGATACGAAATCCCCTCAGGTTGCGGCTGCGACGCCAGCGTAGCAGTGTGCGGTCGCAAACCTTCAGCAGCAGACGCATGTCGCGGTTGTCGAGCATCTGCTTGCCTCCGATGGTAGTGAGCGACTCGATCTTATGCTCCAACCGATCGAGACGATCGAGGAGCCTTTCGTGCAGCATCATGAATTCTTCTTTGCTCATTTCCATATGCATCCGGGGTTTTAACGGTTGGCAGGTCCCGGGATCAGTTCCATCGATCCCGGTTTGCAGACCACGATTTTTTTCTCTTTCATAAAGCGGATATAACTTTTGGCCGTAGACTCGGCCACGTCGAGCATCCGGCAGATCGCCTCACGCAACTCTACGGCAGAGTATTCGCTCCGCTGACGGAAGAGTTCTCCGGCCAGTGCCCTCAGTTCCTCCTGTTTACGGTTCTGCTGAGCTTCAGGACTGCGCTGGCCACGGCTTACGTGCATCGCCCGTTGCTTATCCCAGCCGAATTCGAGCAGCGGAACATCCAGCGGACTGCCATCGCGCACCTTGAGCGTTTTCAGGCAGCACAGGTCGCGTTTC from Alistipes ihumii AP11 carries:
- a CDS encoding DNA adenine methylase; this encodes MKTPISYYGGKQSMLKDILPLVPEHDIYTEVFAGGAALLFAKSPVRVNVINDLNGELVNFYRTVVADFDALRLEVLRTAHSREQHDVAWFIYRHPDYFSPVKRAWAV
- a CDS encoding helix-turn-helix domain-containing protein, with translation MEMSKEEFMMLHERLLDRLDRLEHKIESLTTIGGKQMLDNRDMRLLLKVCDRTLLRWRRSRNLRGFRISGKVYYMASDVHRFLQSEYYRKEERNRNRNNKNHFHEKEQ
- a CDS encoding DNA adenine methylase, with amino-acid sequence MLSRLGFSGVFSSSFSYTRTTGKSGARVFAAKDRFLPELKELLEKCTIEQDDALKVLSRFDTPTTFHFVDPPYVGSNMGHYTGMFNEDNLNRLLEVLSGIKGKFMLTMYPHDLIREYAGRFGWTIRPVQRTVTASNTKRRKQEEWMITNY